From Aegilops tauschii subsp. strangulata cultivar AL8/78 chromosome 5, Aet v6.0, whole genome shotgun sequence:
GGTACGTCGCTGGCGGTCGTATCCCCTCTGCCGCCGGCTACGATGGCGACGGCCAAACCTCCTCCGATCGACGGCCAAAACTACGGCGAAAGCGCGGGCGTGGTGGCGGCCATGTCGAGACATGGTTTGGTATGGACGGCCGGGGGCTGCGCGGTGAGGAGGCGGTCGGAGAATAGCGGCGGcaccggcggcgaggcaggcggggAGAAGGGGTGGAGGCGTTGGAAGCGAAGGGACTGCTAGTGTCTCCGACAGGCGGGCCACGGGGTGACAAGGGCGTGCGGCGAGCCCCTCCGCGCGATGtccgtttcaccccgaactcggcGCAAGTTTGGGCCAAGGATGGGTCGAAAACGGACGAAATCCGGACATTTGTCCGTTTGGGGGCCGCGCGTTGGGCCGCGTTATTCGGCCTTTCTACCCCAAACGAACGCACCCAGACAACGGACAAGatcgaaatcactaattaaggagtactcgttgcaaagaacactccattttcccaggtcgcgacaagtggcgcacatgcagcgcgccacttgtcgcaacctgggagttttccctttttcgtagatccgtttattcaaaacgttttatcccttaaaccgtgcgtccaaatctcaaaccgttttcaccattggattcctcgcgtcgagatcttcaaaactagatcccatgttgataggttttgacgaacttttttcacgaaaaaaccggacgaaaaagaccgggcgaaaaaaccgaaccgggagcacggtttttttccctttccgaaagaggcacgcccgtgcctctcgggaaatcacaaccgtgcctctcatggaagcaaaaccgtgactctcgtggaaggaaaaaaaaacagaaaacgcgtttttttttcatttccgagaggcacggccgtgactctcgcgaaagcacaaccgtgcctctcgcgaaagcaaaaccatgactctcgcaaaagaaaaaaaccagaaaacgcgtaattttttcccttttcgagaggcacggccgtgactttcgcgtaagcacaaccgtgcctctcgcggaagcaaaaccgtgactctcacgaaaaaaaaagaaaacgcgttttgtttttccctttccgagaggcacggccgtgactctcgcgaaagcacaaccgtgcctctcgcgaaagcaaaaccatgactctcgcgaaagaaaaaaaaacagaaaacgcgtgtttttttcgtttttgaaaggcacggccgtgactctcgataaagcacaaccgtgcctcttgcggaagaaaaaccgtgactttcgcgaaagggaaaaaaaaagaaaacgcgttttttcgtgcaaaaaaaaatttgaaatttttttttcatcgaaaagctaagaaagaccgggggaaaaccaaaacgtcgaaaaaaccgGAAAAAAAACGTTTAAAAAACcaaaaacgcgtgcggaaaaataaaataaaaaacaaaatccgaacggagcgtccagagcgcgacacgtggcgaatggccgAGAGCGCGCCAAGTGACGCTGATCGTTGCAAGGCTCCCGAAGGAGGGCTTGTTAACTAGTTGCTGCCGGACAAGATGGGTCGCGCGATAGAATTGGCCTAACGAGCGAGCGAACAAGCGTGAACCAGCGGTAagaaatgggccggcccaagatTGTACGGCCACCAGAAAGCTTCGGGCGATCCAGAAGCTAGTCTAGTCTCGCGTTAGGCGAGATATAGCTCTCGTACAGGATGCGTGGCAAGCGATTCTGGGTGGGACGACGCTTCGCTGGAAGGATCCACCGACGGGGCCGGTCAGCTAGCGCGTGTGCTCGCCACACACCCCAAATCCTCCCCCACGCGGCCACGCCTACTCAAGCAAACAGACGATCCATCCATCCACAACCCCCACCAAACCAAtccgaccaaccaagaaacaccGCCGGCCGCAACCACCAAGAACCTTCATCCATGGTGACCCTGTTCtgcgcagccgctgccacctcgtgCCGCCTAACCTTCCCGCTtgccgcgccggcgccggcgccagGCCTTGGCCGCGGCCGGGTCCGACGGGGCACGGTGGCGGTGCGTGCGGATGGAGACACCGCCGCTGCTGGGAGCGGGATAAACCCGGCCATCCGAAAGGAGGAGGCCAAGGTGGTCGACACCGTCCTGGCCGGGGAGCTCTCCAAGCCGCTCACCCCGTACTGCCGGTACAGTTCTCTTTCCCCATCGTGCTGTTTACTTGTGATTACTTCATCTTTGGTGGTGCGAGAAGTCTTTTTAGTCAGCCGCGTACACGTTGCATGATGAGATTTGCAGGGCATGCCATTTCACTCACCATTAACATAGTACATATGTAGTGTGTAGTTCGACTGCGCAAATAAATCATGTCGAGACAATGTTCTGACTTCATTAAACAAGCGATTATTATCGAAGAGGAAAAACCTTTTGAAATATCCAAGAGGATAAAGAACTTTGGTTCTTTTTCAAGGATGCTCTGCAGAACAAGTACTGTACTTGTTTTTTTATTTAGAAAAGGAGGAtcaccccggcctctgcatagaaCCAAGACAAGAACTTGCTGGTTCTTAATGCAATCCGGGTCCAGACAGATGGCAACCTTTCTGTGTTTTGATGGCATTTTTCCATCTCCAGTTTTAATTTAGCTAACTACAACCTTGACAGGAACCTGCAACAAATAATTTACATGGGTAAAAATCGAATGGTAATTTGATTTGTTGTAAGAGGAAGATTTGTACTGCTACGGGCAACTGTGtctaatctaaatttagttggTTAAAGGTTTGAGTGGACTCTGCAAGAACAGTAAAATTTCATATATGGGCTTCGTTGATCACCTACGGTATCCCAAGTTGGTGCGCGAAGCAAAATTTAGACTGCTATACTGAGTTTTTTTAACCTTCAGTAACTGAATTGATCCTATGATCAGCAAATTTTAAGCCTTAGAATGGCCAAAGGTAGAAAACTAAGTAAAGAAAATACATAAATCTTCATGATTGTTTTGTGCACTGTTATATTTACAGTAGCTTAGTTGTAATCCTGATACTATTGCTCTCCTGCTGAGAGCCAATGTAACTATACTCTGTAGCTGTTGGTTACCCTTCTCAATGCAAGGATAATGCAACACTGTTGCATTTCGTAAGAAATATCCCTATGTCCCGATGAATTACCTGTTATTAATTCATCCAAAGCACTCTTTCTGCTGAACCATACTAGAATTTGCAAGCTGAATCCTAGTTCGTGACACTTCACACAAATTATTAATACAGTAGTGTTTATTGACGCAGACTGCGGAGACCAGCCAATTGATGGTCTTTATGCTGTTGATGCCTGCATTACAGAGTTCGTCTTCCTTTGGAATACTTGATTTGCATACCATTTCGAAGTTCCAACTATTACTCATTTCCCTCTAAATGAATGATTACTGACTTTGATTCATGTGTTTGCCACAAGGTGCTGGAGATCGGGAACATTTCCACTGTGTGATGGAAGCCATGTGAAGCACAACAAAGCAACGGGAGATAATGTAGGGCCCTTGCTTGTTAAGAAGTAGAATGAGTTATTTTTCCTCAATTTGTGTTGAGTGGAATAATGTGTATAACGTTTTTCTCAAATGTAATAATGAAGTTCCATGCTGCAACAACCCTGTTGATCAAAAGAGCAGAATTAAGAGAGAAATTGCCATGCTACAAAGCAAAATAAGTATCATTTCTGCACATACTACATGCATAGTGTCCCATGTTTTTGATAAATTTTTATAGGATGCATTAAAAGGAGTGTATACTCGATTTATCAGTCACTTTTCAAATCCGCAAGTGCGATGATACAGGCCAATGACAAATTTGGAAATGTGCTCAAATCAAGTAATGCTTAATATAAATAAATTATTTGGAAATGTGTTGCTCTTGTGAGGGCGACCCGAGCCATAGTTGTCGCCATCCATCTTCTCTTTTCCCTCCTCGCAGCCCGTGCGGATGACTACGGCGAGGTTCTTTTTTGTGTGCGAGGTGCAACAATTTTGTAGGCGTGGCGGTGGATGGCGGGATTGCTCGAGGTTCTTATTTATGTTGGCGTGCTCTATGTTGGTGTTCGCACACAAACGCGTCACCGTGAACTTTTGACGCTGGGATGATGCACCGCAACTCACGTCGAAAGAGATTCGTCCGAAATCACGGTACGCAAGCAGTCCGGTGAGCACTTCTGTAGAATCGAAACCCACATGCCTGAGAGGGACCCCGTCAGGATGCGCGGCGGccatgggctgccctaggtcgaccaGATCGtccctagggcctcgaggttcgccgtCTTGCAAACGAAGAatgagaagaaaaagaacaacaAAAGAAGAAGGTAAAAGGTAAAGATAAAAGTGACAAAttgatttgttcgattgtgtgttgttcaattgACCGTCATCTCTCGTTTATTTATGAGGCGGATGGACTTCCCATACAAGAAAAGGACTCCAAATCCCgtccaatttttttttaaattaaccGAACTCGAATTTAGGTAAGTCTAAGATATCAATTTGGTTTTTCAGTCTCACAAGCTACAAATGACCTCGGATGAAGATGAGCCCGTAAGAAAATTTAACGGTTTCAAGACGACCAACTTTTATGTTGAAGTTTTTTTTTATTCGAGGCCATCTTCAGGACCGAATTGCTTGCGCAAAACATGTAATCATTGGCGCTACCCATCAACATCAGCTATATGGGTATCTGATGCGGCGCGCCACTTTTTGGCTCATGGTAGGGCTGCACTTCGATGACTGTAACTTTTACATATGACCCCGAATTGAGacgatttttatatcaaaatcgatcGTTTCCACGACGAGACAAAGACAAACTGCATAGAACATTTTCTCATATTAGGCCGTCTTGGAGGCGTAATTGGCAGAACAATACTCTGAATACAA
This genomic window contains:
- the LOC109745011 gene encoding CDGSH iron-sulfur domain-containing protein NEET: MVTLFCAAAATSCRLTFPLAAPAPAPGLGRGRVRRGTVAVRADGDTAAAGSGINPAIRKEEAKVVDTVLAGELSKPLTPYCRCWRSGTFPLCDGSHVKHNKATGDNVGPLLVKK